One window of Leguminivora glycinivorella isolate SPB_JAAS2020 chromosome 9, LegGlyc_1.1, whole genome shotgun sequence genomic DNA carries:
- the LOC125229811 gene encoding uncharacterized protein LOC125229811: protein MKMLRWAGGVTRLDKVRNEFVRGSFKVAPVADKLKENRLRWFGHINRRGDDYSVKTALNILTKPRGRGSSLSTWWTRIEKDLKALNISPTTTQDRRSWRLRTRRPDPN from the coding sequence ATGAAAATGCTGCGCTGGGCTGGTGGAGTAACGAGGTTAGACAAAGTGCGCAACGAGTTCGTCAGGGGATCCTTTAAAGTAGCTCCGGTGGCAGATAAGCTCAAAGAAAACCGACTCCGCTGGTTCGGTCATATAAACAGAAGAGGCGATGACTACTCCGTGAAGACAGCTTTAAATATCCTAACAAAACCCCGTGGCAGAGGTAGTTCACTTTCTACCTGGTGGACTAGAATCGAGAAGGATCTAAAAGCCCTGAACATCTCACCAACGACAACCCAAGACAGACGGTCCTGGCGCCTACGTACAAGGAGGCCCGACCCCAATTGA